A portion of the Hoylesella buccalis ATCC 35310 genome contains these proteins:
- a CDS encoding D-2-hydroxyacid dehydrogenase, with translation MFMETNEKKPTVNIVVLDGHCVNPGDLSWDGFKELGRLTVYERTKAEEVVERAKDAQIVLVNKVSMKADIIAQLPKLKYIGVLATGFNHIDVKAAQEHGVMVCNIPSYSTYSVAQMVFASIFTITNRVEHYAQQTREGQWSKRSDFCYWDTPLLELAGKTMGIVGLGNIGMKVARIAREFGMEVYAYTSKNSVDLPSGIQKTTLDGLFSVSDILSLHCPLSERTRELIKADNLRKMKHGAILINTGRGPLVNEADVAAALESGQLAAYGADVMCSEPPAADNPLLKQPNAFITPHIAWATVEARSRLMNIALDNVKCFLEGAAQNVVNC, from the coding sequence ATGTTTATGGAAACAAACGAGAAGAAACCCACTGTCAACATTGTTGTTCTGGACGGACATTGTGTCAATCCCGGTGATTTGTCGTGGGATGGATTCAAAGAGCTGGGCCGTCTCACCGTTTACGAACGTACGAAAGCCGAAGAAGTTGTAGAACGTGCGAAGGATGCGCAGATTGTTTTGGTTAACAAGGTGTCCATGAAGGCCGACATCATTGCGCAATTACCCAAGCTGAAATATATCGGTGTGTTAGCAACAGGCTTCAATCACATCGATGTGAAGGCCGCCCAAGAACATGGCGTGATGGTGTGCAACATTCCGTCGTACAGTACATATAGTGTGGCTCAGATGGTATTTGCCAGCATTTTTACCATCACGAACCGGGTAGAGCATTATGCCCAGCAGACACGCGAGGGGCAGTGGTCAAAGCGTAGTGATTTCTGTTACTGGGACACGCCTTTGCTTGAATTGGCTGGAAAGACGATGGGAATTGTCGGATTGGGTAACATCGGGATGAAGGTCGCACGCATCGCTCGTGAGTTTGGCATGGAGGTATATGCCTATACCAGTAAGAATTCGGTGGATCTTCCATCGGGCATCCAAAAGACAACCCTTGACGGCTTGTTCTCGGTGAGTGACATCCTGTCTTTACATTGTCCTTTGTCAGAGCGCACGCGTGAACTCATCAAGGCTGATAACTTACGCAAAATGAAGCATGGCGCCATCTTGATCAATACCGGAAGAGGCCCCTTGGTCAACGAAGCTGATGTTGCCGCAGCCTTGGAAAGCGGTCAGTTGGCCGCCTACGGAGCTGATGTGATGTGCTCGGAGCCACCCGCTGCCGACAATCCATTACTGAAACAACCCAATGCCTTCATCACTCCTCATATTGCATGGGCTACCGTTGAAGCGCGCAGCAGACTGATGAACATTGCCTTGGACAACGTGAAGTGCTTTCTGGAAGGGGCTGCACAAAACGTAGTGAACTGTTGA